TTGATAGGGACTATGAAGAGGGTAAAAGTATAAATACTACTAACTTAAATAATAAGGTTGCCGAAGATAGAGATAATTAATATATTTAAACTCTTTTATTTTTTGATATATTCTAACTGTTGTTTAAACCATTTTTGTTGTTTTAAAATGACATTTCAAAATCATGTCCGTATACAAAAAGTATAAAAATAACTTTGAACTATTATAACCAACACATTCAAAACCTTTACGCTTAAAATCAAACAAAATATTTTGGAGGAAAAATCCTCCGGAGTAAAAAATGAGAAGGAGGAGTGAAAATGGATATAAATAAGGCAATTAGAACTGCGGTTGATACTGGAAAAGTTATATTAGGTTCAAAAAGAACAATAAAATTCATAAAACACGGAGAAGGTAAATTGGTTATTATTGCTGGTAACTGTCCAAAAGAACTTGAAGAGGATGTAAAATACTATGCAAAACTCTCAGATATTCCAGTTTATACCCACAATGTAACATCATTAGAATTAGGGGCTATCTGTGGGAAACCTTTCCCAGTTGCTGCACTTCTTGTCCTCGAAGAAGGGAACTCAAATATTTTGAGTTTAATAAAAGAAGGAAATTCAGGTGATATTTAATGAAAGTTAGGTTAACAACAGAAGAAATTATGAAAATTGGTTATTTTGAAAAATTAAGCGGTGCAACTGTCATCGATTGTATTTGTGATGATGATAGGATTGTATTTGTTGTTAAAGAGGGAGATATAGGTGCAGCAATTGGGAAAGGTGGAGAAAACGTAAAAACCGCCATGGAGAAATTTG
The sequence above is a segment of the Methanotorris igneus Kol 5 genome. Coding sequences within it:
- a CDS encoding 50S ribosomal protein L30e; translated protein: MDINKAIRTAVDTGKVILGSKRTIKFIKHGEGKLVIIAGNCPKELEEDVKYYAKLSDIPVYTHNVTSLELGAICGKPFPVAALLVLEEGNSNILSLIKEGNSGDI